One window from the genome of Terriglobia bacterium encodes:
- a CDS encoding prolyl oligopeptidase family serine peptidase, which produces MIARTSMSHRDISTRFYRAALVLLLVLLPLTLLAQGGGQAAPPKTAPSSWADEILKQEGYVTPPPELVAAVTAPRHENVNLSNASPDKKWFLNEIGDGPVLMKTFSKPFDELGGVFIDFKANRARSLTVRNNVGIQLISATDGTRKQIQLPAGARVSNATWSPDSKSIAFFVHGESATHIWIADVATGQSRQLTKTPVLATRVMNFDFTEDGKQIATVLIPDGRAPRPVRPDVPVGPEIKITDNNRNRLRTFPSLMTTQYDFQLLEWHSTGQVALINVQTGAVKKIGKPEMVTSIDASPDGNYLRVTHMTKPFSYIVPVGNFGSVEEVWDTNGAMLTELNKRPLNLGAAPDDTTPPAPQAPGGARGGAEQTGRRELAWRPDGQGFTYLEQEAPPPGTAGAGGDRAAAVRALVGARGGTRGAGAGGGQQGPPRKDRLMQWLPPFDAKSAKMIFENNTRMSNHRFSPDMQILFFRETSGQNTLEVAVYLAEPTQRYTLAQFRTDDVNANPGSLVSARGGGGGGRGGGGGGGGRGGGGGAGGGTVLLSADHNSVFYEGTVNDKSPEQVGPKSFLDKVAIKTGEKARIYESDNKNVYERISTILDIDAGRFIIARESPTEVSQSYLVEGTSRKQLTQNKDLFPDLTSASRQRIQVERADGFHFRVTVMLPPGYKEGTRLPAIFWFYPREFDTQQNFDQPDRTFNKNTFQSYGTRSIQFFVRLGYAVVVDTPALPIVGQQGQQNNNYVNDLRNDLAAVIDELDRRAIIDRQRLAIGGHSYGAFTTVNAMVHTPFFKAGIAGDGAYNRTLTPLGFQNERRDLWEARDVYLGMSPFLYANNLTGALLMYHSLADQNVGTDPDNSIRLFHALNGMGKTAAMYLYPYEDHGPVAKETLLDQWARWAAWLDKYVKNPQPKETKKATDTPIQR; this is translated from the coding sequence ATGATTGCACGCACGTCCATGTCGCACCGCGACATTTCGACACGCTTCTATCGGGCCGCGCTGGTTCTGCTTCTTGTGCTGCTGCCGCTCACGCTGCTGGCGCAAGGCGGCGGCCAGGCCGCCCCACCAAAGACTGCCCCGTCCAGCTGGGCTGACGAGATCTTGAAGCAGGAGGGCTATGTTACACCGCCGCCTGAGCTGGTAGCCGCGGTCACTGCGCCTCGGCACGAGAACGTGAATCTATCCAACGCGAGTCCGGACAAGAAGTGGTTCCTGAACGAGATCGGCGATGGTCCCGTGCTTATGAAGACATTTTCGAAGCCGTTCGACGAGTTGGGTGGGGTCTTCATCGATTTCAAGGCGAATCGAGCACGATCGCTGACGGTTCGAAACAACGTAGGCATCCAGCTCATCTCGGCAACGGACGGTACCAGGAAGCAGATTCAGCTTCCGGCAGGTGCGCGCGTGTCCAATGCCACGTGGTCGCCGGACAGCAAGAGCATCGCCTTCTTCGTGCATGGTGAGAGCGCGACCCACATCTGGATCGCAGACGTCGCGACCGGACAGTCTCGGCAGCTCACGAAAACGCCCGTGCTGGCGACCAGGGTCATGAACTTCGACTTCACCGAAGACGGCAAGCAGATTGCCACCGTGCTCATTCCGGATGGACGTGCACCCAGGCCGGTGCGGCCCGATGTGCCGGTCGGACCGGAAATCAAAATCACCGACAACAACAGGAATCGCCTGCGCACCTTCCCGAGCCTGATGACGACGCAGTACGATTTTCAGCTGCTCGAGTGGCACTCGACCGGTCAGGTCGCCTTGATCAACGTGCAGACCGGTGCGGTGAAAAAAATCGGCAAACCGGAGATGGTCACTTCGATCGATGCCTCACCGGATGGCAACTACCTCCGCGTCACCCACATGACAAAGCCATTCTCCTACATCGTCCCGGTCGGCAACTTCGGTTCAGTAGAAGAGGTGTGGGATACCAACGGTGCGATGCTGACAGAACTCAACAAGCGGCCGCTCAATTTGGGCGCTGCCCCTGACGACACAACACCCCCGGCTCCTCAGGCGCCGGGAGGCGCGCGCGGCGGTGCGGAACAGACCGGTCGCCGTGAGCTCGCGTGGCGGCCCGACGGACAGGGCTTCACTTATCTTGAGCAAGAAGCGCCACCGCCCGGGACTGCCGGAGCGGGAGGTGACCGTGCCGCGGCGGTCCGCGCCCTGGTCGGCGCGCGCGGCGGCACACGCGGTGCCGGGGCGGGAGGCGGACAGCAAGGCCCGCCGCGCAAGGACCGTTTGATGCAGTGGCTGCCGCCGTTTGACGCCAAGAGCGCAAAAATGATTTTTGAAAACAACACGCGCATGTCCAATCATCGCTTTTCGCCTGACATGCAGATTCTCTTTTTCAGGGAGACGAGCGGCCAGAATACCCTCGAGGTCGCGGTGTACCTCGCCGAGCCGACACAGCGCTACACTCTGGCGCAGTTCCGCACCGATGATGTCAACGCGAACCCGGGTTCGCTGGTGTCGGCACGCGGCGGTGGCGGCGGCGGGCGCGGCGGTGGCGGCGGTGGTGGCGGCCGCGGCGGTGGTGGCGGTGCCGGTGGCGGCACGGTCCTGCTCTCGGCTGACCACAACAGCGTGTTCTATGAAGGCACGGTGAACGACAAGAGCCCGGAACAAGTCGGGCCGAAGTCATTTCTCGATAAGGTTGCCATCAAGACCGGTGAAAAGGCGCGCATCTACGAAAGCGACAATAAAAACGTTTACGAGCGCATCTCCACGATTCTCGACATCGATGCCGGCCGGTTCATCATCGCGCGCGAGAGCCCGACCGAGGTGTCGCAGAGTTACCTTGTGGAGGGGACCAGCCGGAAGCAGCTCACCCAGAACAAGGACCTGTTCCCGGACCTGACGAGTGCTTCCAGACAGCGCATCCAGGTCGAACGGGCCGACGGTTTCCACTTTCGCGTGACCGTAATGCTGCCGCCGGGTTACAAGGAGGGGACGCGGTTGCCGGCGATCTTCTGGTTCTACCCCCGTGAGTTCGACACCCAGCAAAACTTCGATCAGCCCGACCGCACGTTCAACAAGAATACATTCCAGTCCTACGGCACCCGATCGATCCAGTTCTTTGTACGGCTCGGCTATGCCGTCGTTGTCGATACCCCCGCCCTGCCGATCGTCGGGCAGCAAGGCCAGCAGAACAACAACTATGTGAACGATCTGCGGAACGATCTGGCCGCCGTGATTGACGAATTGGACCGTCGCGCCATCATCGACCGCCAACGCCTGGCCATCGGTGGCCACAGCTATGGCGCGTTTACGACCGTGAACGCGATGGTTCACACACCGTTCTTCAAGGCGGGCATCGCAGGTGACGGCGCTTACAACCGCACGCTCACGCCGCTCGGATTTCAGAACGAGCGTCGTGACCTGTGGGAGGCGCGCGACGTCTACCTCGGGATGTCGCCGTTTCTTTATGCCAACAACCTCACCGGCGCGCTGCTCATGTACCACAGCCTGGCCGATCAGAACGTGGGCACGGATCCTGACAACTCGATCCGCCTGTTCCATGCCCTGAACGGGATGGGCAAGACGGCGGCGATGTACTTGTATCCGTACGAGGATCACGGCCCGGTGGCCAAGGAAACGCTCCTCGACCAGTGGGCCCGGTGGGCCGCGTGGCTCGACAAGTACGTCAAGAATCCTCAGCCAAAGGAGACCAAAAAAGCAACCGATACCCCGATCCAGCGCTGA
- a CDS encoding AtpZ/AtpI family protein has translation MRRQHDGERRRSQGAVIARLSGIIMILPASMTAGWIVGYFLVDRYLHSFPWGSIIITFFGAGAGFYEIVRILAPNRGDDGNCSGRES, from the coding sequence ATGAGACGACAGCACGATGGGGAGCGTCGCCGTTCTCAAGGGGCGGTGATCGCCCGGCTTTCGGGAATCATCATGATTCTGCCCGCCTCGATGACTGCGGGATGGATCGTGGGATATTTCCTGGTTGATCGGTATCTGCACAGCTTCCCGTGGGGAAGCATAATTATTACTTTTTTCGGAGCGGGCGCCGGCTTCTATGAAATCGTGAGGATCCTGGCGCCCAATCGTGGCGATGATGGCAATTGCTCGGGCAGGGAATCTTGA
- a CDS encoding ATP synthase subunit I: MMAIARAGNLERRLFWLTLGLTAGGSLLAWAGFGGREAVSFAAGAGLAGANLFWLRSTINSIFTGDLKRSKSKVLAGFFLRLLLIPLCLYAMIRFLFLDILAAVAGLAVFICSVFIEGVLEAYGSSPE, encoded by the coding sequence ATGATGGCAATTGCTCGGGCAGGGAATCTTGAACGGCGCCTTTTCTGGCTGACCTTGGGGTTGACGGCCGGCGGGAGCCTCCTGGCGTGGGCGGGCTTCGGCGGCCGCGAGGCGGTGTCTTTCGCCGCCGGGGCGGGGCTTGCCGGGGCGAATCTCTTCTGGTTGCGGTCGACGATCAACTCGATATTCACGGGCGACCTGAAACGCTCGAAATCTAAGGTGTTAGCGGGCTTTTTTTTGCGCCTTCTGTTGATTCCCCTGTGCCTGTATGCTATGATCCGCTTTCTTTTTTTGGACATTCTCGCTGCAGTAGCCGGCCTTGCGGTCTTCATCTGCAGCGTTTTTATTGAAGGCGTCCTCGAAGCTTACGGCAGCAGCCCCGAATAA
- the atpB gene encoding F0F1 ATP synthase subunit A: MHEQSPVANFINQYLFDPIARALGFNIAANGHAVPDHIVMILLVSLGLISFAIWLRSRLSVENPTRMQHLIEIVLETLQGLMKEVVGKDSLQYFPLIGTLAVYILCGNLLGLIPGFLSPTSNLNVTASCAVCTFVYYNYHGIRKHGLIGYLAHFMGPVWWLAWLLFPVEIVSHLARILSLSLRLFGNIFAEELIIGSLNQYIFPVLASVPVMFLALFASTIQAFIFVLLTLVYISGAVEESAEHKEEHGAGHHEGAPQAAAA; this comes from the coding sequence ATGCACGAGCAAAGCCCCGTCGCGAATTTTATCAATCAATATCTGTTCGATCCCATTGCGCGCGCTCTCGGGTTCAATATCGCCGCCAATGGTCATGCCGTTCCGGATCACATCGTGATGATCCTTCTGGTCTCGCTCGGGCTCATTTCTTTTGCGATATGGCTGAGAAGCCGGTTGAGCGTCGAGAATCCCACCCGCATGCAGCACTTGATCGAAATTGTGCTGGAGACTCTGCAGGGATTGATGAAGGAAGTCGTCGGCAAGGACTCGCTCCAGTATTTCCCGTTGATCGGGACGCTGGCGGTCTACATCCTTTGCGGCAACCTGCTGGGGCTCATTCCAGGTTTTCTCTCTCCGACCAGCAATCTAAATGTAACTGCCTCGTGCGCCGTCTGCACTTTTGTTTATTACAACTATCATGGCATTCGAAAGCACGGGTTGATTGGATACCTGGCACATTTCATGGGGCCGGTCTGGTGGCTCGCCTGGCTGCTGTTCCCGGTCGAGATCGTCAGCCATCTGGCACGCATTCTTTCGCTGAGCCTGCGCCTTTTCGGCAATATTTTTGCAGAAGAGTTGATCATCGGATCCCTCAACCAGTACATTTTCCCGGTTCTGGCCTCCGTTCCGGTCATGTTCCTGGCTCTGTTCGCCAGCACGATCCAGGCCTTTATATTCGTGCTGCTGACCCTGGTTTACATCTCGGGCGCCGTGGAAGAATCGGCGGAGCACAAAGAGGAACATGGTGCGGGACACCACGAAGGCGCGCCGCAGGCAGCGGCGGCCTGA
- a CDS encoding ATP synthase F0 subunit C, with protein sequence MGVVLLTMVVPVFAQGEAGAAASKARNYQWLLISAGFGMALAAAGCGYAQSRALAAACEGVSRNPGATDTIRIFIFLGLAFIEFLALLTFVVIMMLLFF encoded by the coding sequence ATGGGTGTCGTACTCCTCACGATGGTAGTTCCGGTTTTTGCTCAGGGTGAGGCGGGAGCCGCGGCGAGCAAGGCTAGAAATTACCAGTGGCTGCTCATATCCGCCGGATTTGGCATGGCGCTGGCCGCTGCCGGCTGCGGATATGCTCAGAGCCGCGCGCTTGCGGCTGCGTGCGAAGGGGTCTCCCGCAATCCAGGTGCAACCGACACCATCCGGATCTTCATCTTTCTAGGCCTGGCTTTTATTGAGTTTCTGGCGCTGCTGACCTTTGTAGTCATCATGATGCTGCTGTTCTTCTGA
- a CDS encoding transcription elongation factor GreA — MKDIRKKLQDELNVIERELRVDLPKEILRAREHGDLSENAEYKAAKERQAYLEGKKANLQARLAALSLINLEKIPHDRVAYGSRVVLYDAGADKELSYTLVSPEESDISQGLISSSSPIGRSLMGKAEGDEVHIVTPSGPKDYEIRSLTTIHDLED; from the coding sequence ATGAAAGATATCCGCAAGAAGCTTCAGGACGAGCTGAATGTAATCGAGCGCGAGCTGCGTGTCGACCTTCCCAAGGAGATACTGAGAGCCCGCGAGCACGGTGACTTGAGCGAGAATGCCGAGTACAAGGCGGCGAAGGAGCGTCAGGCCTATCTTGAAGGCAAGAAAGCAAATCTTCAGGCACGGCTTGCCGCCCTGTCGCTCATCAATCTGGAAAAAATCCCTCACGACCGCGTTGCTTATGGGTCGCGTGTGGTGCTGTACGATGCAGGCGCCGACAAGGAACTGAGCTACACCCTCGTTTCACCGGAGGAATCCGACATCAGCCAGGGCTTGATATCGAGTTCATCCCCTATCGGGCGGAGTCTGATGGGAAAGGCTGAGGGCGATGAGGTGCATATCGTTACGCCTTCGGGACCGAAGGACTACGAAATCCGCTCCCTCACCACGATCCACGACCTCGAGGACTAG
- a CDS encoding NADH-quinone oxidoreductase subunit N, translating into MTIDYFSILPQIILVLAGMIILLLEPFTPPARKSRQGQIAVAASFLAAYVLSFQRLGHPRAIFSGMFLVDNFSWVFQWLFFVITGFSALVALRFNERESINRGEYYALLLFACSGMSLMAASGDLILTFLGIEILSIATYILAGFKRTDLRANESSLKYFLLGSFATAFLLYGIALVYGSTGTTNYAAIRQVAGLQGTPQLTMVIGLGLLLVGFGFKVATVPFHAWAPDVYEGAPTAVTAFMIVGPKAAGFAALIRVLVQALPSLQADWTAILWVCSILTMTVGNVVATLQSNIKRMLAYSAIAHAGYILVGIVANSSAGHRAVIFYLIVYTAMNLGALSIVLSLSRQGDQRVKLEDYAGMGRTQPLTAAALSLFLISLAGIPLTGGFIGKFFLFSAAIQRGYVGLAIIGVLNSVLSVYYYFRLMVYMYMKEPQEAQIESIPLTALAAIAIAALGVLWAGISPNWILNLASRSILPLQ; encoded by the coding sequence ATGACTATTGACTACTTTTCGATCCTCCCTCAAATCATCCTGGTGCTGGCGGGGATGATCATCCTGCTGCTGGAGCCCTTTACGCCGCCCGCGCGCAAGAGCCGGCAGGGGCAGATCGCCGTGGCTGCCTCTTTCCTGGCTGCTTATGTGCTGTCGTTTCAGCGGCTCGGCCATCCGCGCGCCATCTTTAGCGGCATGTTTCTGGTCGACAACTTCAGCTGGGTTTTTCAGTGGCTGTTTTTCGTCATTACCGGCTTCTCCGCCCTCGTTGCGTTGCGATTTAACGAGAGGGAGTCCATCAACAGGGGTGAGTATTACGCCCTGCTCCTTTTCGCCTGCTCCGGCATGTCGCTGATGGCCGCAAGCGGTGATTTGATTCTGACCTTCCTCGGCATCGAGATCCTGTCGATTGCCACTTACATTCTGGCAGGTTTCAAGCGCACCGACCTGCGGGCCAACGAATCGTCGTTGAAATATTTTCTGCTTGGTTCCTTCGCGACCGCGTTTCTGCTTTACGGCATCGCGCTGGTATACGGCAGCACCGGCACGACGAACTACGCCGCCATCCGCCAGGTCGCAGGTTTGCAGGGCACGCCCCAGCTCACCATGGTGATCGGGTTGGGGCTGCTCTTGGTCGGATTCGGTTTCAAGGTCGCCACCGTGCCTTTCCATGCCTGGGCGCCCGACGTATACGAGGGGGCGCCGACGGCGGTCACCGCGTTCATGATCGTAGGCCCCAAGGCGGCAGGCTTCGCGGCCCTCATCCGTGTGCTCGTCCAGGCGCTGCCATCACTGCAGGCAGATTGGACCGCAATTTTGTGGGTTTGCTCCATCCTGACGATGACTGTGGGGAATGTTGTCGCCACGCTGCAGTCGAACATCAAACGAATGCTGGCCTACTCTGCAATTGCGCACGCGGGTTACATCCTGGTCGGCATCGTCGCCAACAGTTCCGCGGGCCATCGGGCGGTGATCTTCTATCTCATCGTCTACACCGCAATGAACCTGGGTGCGCTCAGCATCGTGCTCTCCCTGAGCCGGCAGGGCGATCAGCGGGTGAAGCTCGAGGATTATGCCGGCATGGGAAGAACCCAACCCCTGACGGCCGCGGCGCTTTCGCTCTTCCTGATCTCACTGGCGGGAATTCCGCTGACCGGCGGATTCATCGGGAAGTTCTTCCTTTTCAGTGCTGCGATTCAAAGGGGTTACGTGGGCCTTGCCATCATAGGGGTCCTCAACAGCGTGCTCTCGGTCTACTACTACTTCCGCCTGATGGTGTACATGTACATGAAGGAACCGCAGGAAGCACAGATCGAAAGCATACCGCTGACGGCCCTGGCTGCGATCGCCATTGCGGCTCTGGGCGTGCTGTGGGCCGGCATCTCTCCGAATTGGATCCTGAACCTTGCCAGTCGTTCCATCCTTCCCCTACAATAA
- a CDS encoding NADH-quinone oxidoreductase subunit M: MHIQNILSLVTYLPAAAAVALLLFPRGSDRAIKTFALLASLATFVLSLHLYYHFDIANGQMQFEEAVSWIEGGMIKHHLGIDGISLFLILLTTFLTPLAILSSWRAVTQKVKPYMICMLFLETGMLGVFAALDLVLFYVFWEVMLIPMYFLIGVWGGEHRVYAAVKFILYTMVGSLLMLLAIIYLYYLNGGTTFDLLQISRNLASGSIRITTGEEFWLFMAFLLAFAIKVPLFPFHTWLPDAHVEAPTAGSVILAGVLLKMGTYGLLRFCLPLFPAAAIAVAPYLSILALIGIVYGALVAMVQPDLKKLVAYSSVSHMGLVVLGIFAFTQQGLQGSTLQMLNHGLSTGALFLLVGMIYERRHTRLISDFGGLAHRNPVLAALFLVVTLSSIGLPGLNGFVGEVLILAGTFIKSPVFAAVAASGMILGAVYMLWMYQRVFLGNVTNPANLEMKDIGTREKLLLVPILLVMLWIGVYSAPFLQRMDASLQLVQQRIHNAHAPAGGYRVEQRLGSPQLGGGQ; this comes from the coding sequence ATGCATATACAGAACATCCTGAGCCTGGTGACCTACCTCCCCGCAGCGGCCGCGGTCGCTCTGCTGCTGTTCCCGCGTGGCTCCGACCGGGCGATCAAGACGTTCGCCCTGCTGGCCTCGCTGGCAACCTTTGTCCTGTCGCTCCACCTTTACTATCACTTCGATATTGCGAACGGGCAAATGCAGTTCGAGGAAGCGGTCTCCTGGATCGAAGGGGGGATGATCAAGCATCATCTGGGCATAGACGGCATCAGCTTGTTCCTCATCCTGCTCACGACTTTCCTCACTCCGTTGGCCATTCTCTCTTCCTGGCGCGCGGTGACCCAGAAGGTGAAGCCGTACATGATCTGCATGCTGTTCCTGGAAACAGGAATGCTCGGGGTCTTTGCCGCACTCGATCTGGTGCTCTTCTACGTGTTCTGGGAAGTAATGCTGATCCCGATGTATTTTCTGATCGGCGTCTGGGGCGGCGAGCATCGCGTCTACGCAGCGGTCAAGTTCATCCTCTATACCATGGTCGGATCGCTGCTCATGCTGCTCGCCATCATCTATCTTTATTACCTCAACGGCGGCACTACCTTCGACCTGCTGCAGATCTCGCGCAATCTGGCTTCGGGAAGCATCCGGATCACGACGGGCGAAGAGTTCTGGCTTTTCATGGCGTTTCTGCTTGCCTTCGCGATCAAGGTGCCCTTGTTTCCGTTTCACACGTGGCTCCCGGATGCCCACGTCGAGGCGCCCACGGCCGGATCAGTGATTCTCGCGGGCGTGCTGCTGAAGATGGGGACTTATGGACTGCTGCGCTTCTGCCTGCCTCTGTTCCCTGCCGCGGCCATTGCAGTAGCGCCCTACCTTTCCATTCTCGCACTGATCGGCATAGTTTATGGGGCGCTCGTTGCCATGGTTCAGCCCGATCTGAAAAAGCTGGTGGCCTACTCGTCGGTGAGCCATATGGGGCTGGTCGTGCTTGGGATATTCGCTTTCACCCAGCAAGGTCTTCAGGGATCGACACTGCAGATGCTGAATCACGGCTTGTCGACCGGCGCATTGTTCCTCCTCGTCGGCATGATCTACGAGCGCAGGCACACGCGCCTGATCTCGGACTTTGGGGGCCTGGCGCACCGCAACCCGGTGCTGGCGGCCCTGTTTCTCGTCGTCACCCTCTCCTCGATCGGCCTGCCGGGGCTGAACGGGTTTGTGGGGGAGGTGCTCATTCTGGCGGGAACCTTTATCAAGAGTCCGGTTTTTGCCGCGGTCGCGGCAAGCGGAATGATTCTCGGCGCCGTTTATATGCTCTGGATGTACCAGCGTGTTTTCCTGGGCAACGTAACCAACCCGGCAAACCTGGAGATGAAGGATATCGGCACGCGGGAAAAACTGCTGCTGGTGCCGATTCTGCTCGTGATGCTGTGGATCGGTGTCTATTCCGCGCCTTTCCTCCAACGAATGGATGCGAGCCTTCAACTCGTGCAGCAACGCATTCACAACGCCCACGCCCCCGCGGGGGGATACAGGGTCGAACAGCGCCTCGGCAGCCCGCAACTGGGCGGCGGCCAGTGA
- the nuoL gene encoding NADH-quinone oxidoreductase subunit L, protein MTDYLWLIPLLPLAGSALNGILGRRFPKPVISAIACTSVGASFLFAVAAVASLLELPPAERHVVDPLFTWIASGNFVAKAEFLLDPLSAVMLLVVTGVGFLIHVYSIGYMHAEDGYYRFFSFLNLFMFSMLVLVMAGNFLLMFVGWEGVGLCSYLLIGYYFDRRSAGDAGKKAFIVNRIGDVGFMLGVLLIFVTFKSMNFTEVFSRIAASPANFPVETGFGILTSIGLLLFVGATGKSAQIPLYVWLPDAMEGPTPVSALIHAATMVTAGVYMVVRCSPIFSRAPIALEVVAAIGILTALMAATIGLVQTDIKRVLAYSTVSQLGYMFFAAGVGAFSAGIFHLVTHAFFKALLFLGAGSVIHAIGGEQDLMRMGGLRKFTPTTHGTMLVAALAISGIFPFAGFFSKDEILWSAWAAGHPVIWLTGLLTAGLTAFYMFRLIFLAFYGSERFSEETRHHVHESPPTMTLPLVVLGVLSTIGGFIGLPAWLGTNRFERFLEPSLEFAWRGEHAQLAHSLEMGFALISVMVALLGIFLAYRFYVVKPSLPEKLAHSMSGPYTLLAHKYYVDETYDALIVHPVAAGSRDVLWRGVDVGIVDGAVNGAARVVQGAASLLKNIQNGLVRSYATWILVGVVAILLYITLQPWILAWLS, encoded by the coding sequence CCGCTGCTCCCTCTCGCCGGCTCGGCGCTCAACGGGATTCTGGGCAGACGGTTCCCCAAGCCGGTCATTTCCGCGATTGCCTGCACCAGCGTGGGCGCATCTTTCCTGTTTGCGGTCGCGGCGGTCGCAAGCCTGCTCGAACTGCCTCCGGCCGAGAGGCACGTCGTCGATCCCCTTTTTACCTGGATCGCGTCCGGCAACTTCGTGGCCAAAGCGGAGTTCCTCCTGGACCCGCTTTCGGCGGTCATGCTCCTTGTCGTCACCGGGGTTGGATTTCTGATTCATGTTTACTCGATCGGCTACATGCACGCCGAAGACGGGTACTACCGGTTCTTTTCGTTTCTGAATCTGTTTATGTTTTCGATGCTGGTCCTGGTCATGGCGGGCAACTTCCTCCTGATGTTCGTCGGCTGGGAAGGGGTCGGGCTCTGCTCGTATCTGCTCATCGGATATTACTTCGACCGGCGCAGCGCCGGCGATGCCGGCAAGAAGGCGTTCATCGTAAACCGGATCGGGGACGTGGGCTTCATGCTGGGTGTGCTGCTCATCTTCGTCACCTTCAAAAGCATGAACTTCACGGAGGTGTTCAGCAGGATCGCTGCCAGCCCGGCAAACTTTCCGGTCGAAACCGGTTTCGGGATTTTGACTTCGATCGGGCTCCTGCTTTTTGTGGGTGCGACCGGCAAGAGTGCGCAGATTCCCCTCTACGTCTGGTTGCCGGATGCGATGGAAGGTCCGACTCCGGTGAGTGCCTTGATCCACGCCGCCACGATGGTGACGGCGGGGGTTTACATGGTCGTGCGCTGCTCCCCGATATTCAGCCGCGCGCCCATTGCTCTCGAGGTGGTCGCCGCGATCGGCATCCTGACCGCGCTGATGGCCGCCACCATCGGCCTGGTACAGACGGACATCAAGCGGGTTCTGGCCTACTCGACTGTGAGCCAGCTGGGCTATATGTTTTTCGCCGCCGGCGTCGGCGCTTTTTCGGCCGGCATATTTCATCTCGTCACGCACGCGTTTTTCAAGGCGCTCCTCTTCCTGGGGGCGGGGAGCGTAATCCACGCCATCGGCGGCGAGCAGGATCTCATGCGCATGGGGGGACTCCGCAAATTCACCCCCACCACGCACGGCACCATGCTGGTCGCCGCGCTCGCGATCAGCGGCATATTTCCTTTCGCGGGCTTTTTCAGCAAAGACGAGATTCTGTGGTCGGCATGGGCCGCTGGGCATCCCGTCATCTGGCTGACGGGTCTGCTGACGGCGGGTCTCACGGCCTTCTACATGTTCCGGCTGATCTTTCTGGCATTTTACGGCTCGGAACGCTTTTCGGAGGAGACCCGCCACCACGTGCACGAATCGCCGCCGACCATGACCCTCCCGCTGGTGGTCCTCGGCGTGCTTTCGACCATCGGCGGATTCATCGGGCTGCCCGCATGGCTGGGCACCAACAGGTTCGAGCGGTTCCTGGAGCCCTCGCTCGAGTTTGCCTGGCGCGGGGAGCACGCGCAGCTTGCACACAGCCTGGAAATGGGATTTGCCTTGATTTCGGTGATGGTCGCGCTGCTGGGCATCTTTCTGGCATACCGCTTCTATGTCGTCAAGCCGTCCCTGCCGGAGAAACTCGCGCACAGCATGAGCGGCCCCTACACACTGCTGGCACACAAGTATTACGTGGACGAAACCTACGATGCGCTGATCGTGCACCCGGTTGCGGCGGGTTCGAGGGATGTCTTGTGGCGCGGAGTGGACGTCGGGATAGTTGATGGCGCGGTAAACGGGGCGGCCCGCGTAGTTCAGGGTGCGGCTTCCCTGTTGAAGAACATTCAAAATGGCCTGGTGCGCAGCTACGCCACCTGGATCCTGGTCGGGGTTGTGGCCATCTTGCTCTACATAACTCTGCAGCCATGGATTCTGGCCTGGCTTTCGTAA